One Urechidicola croceus genomic window, AAATTGTACTACATCGTTTTCTTTAAATTCATATATTTATACATAATTTAAATAAAAATATAATTGAAACAATTAACGCTAACTATATTACTTACTTATTTATTTGTAAGTGTCTATTCGCAACAACATTCACAAATTCAAAATGTTGAAAACCGTAAAACAACTTCTTTAAATGGAGAATGGAAAGTGATTTTAGATCAGTATGAAACTGGTTATTATAATTATAGGTACGAACCAACTGATCAAACTCTGAACAGCAAAACCAATAACAATGCCTTTTTCAATGATTATAAACAGCAAAGACCTGATGAACTTGTTGAATATGATTATGATCTTTCTGAATCGTTAAATGTTCCTGGTTCATGGAACTCTCAAGACGAACGCTATTTTTACTATGAAGGTACTTTCTGGTATCGTAAAAAGTTTGATTATAATAAATCTAAAGATGATAACCGTGTTTTTGTTCATTTTGGAGCAACAAACTATGAATCTCATATTTATTTGAATGGGAATAAGTTAGGTACTCATGTTGGAGGTTTTACGCCACATAACTATGAAATAACAGATTATCTAAAAGAATCTGGAAATTCTTTGGTTGTTAAAGTAGACAATAAACGAAAGTTAGAAGCAGTTCCAACAGTAAATACAGATTGGTTTAATTATGGAGGAATAACTAGAGATGTAACTCTTATTGAAACAGAAGAAACTTTTATTAGAGAATATGTTATACAGTTAGAAAAAGGTTCTTTAAATACAGTAAAAGGTCATATACAACTGGACGGGATTAAACTTAAACAATCAATTCAAGTTAACATACCTGAATTATCTATAAGTCAAAATTTTAAAACCGATATTAAAGGATTAGCATTAGTTGATTTTAAATTAAAAAACGCTATTTTATGGAGTCCAAATAATCCTAAACTATATGATGTTCAGATAGTCGTAAATGACCAAATATTGAAAGAGAAAATAGGTTTTAGAAGTATTGAGACCAAGGGTGCTGATATACTATTAAATGGTAAATCTGTCTTTCTAAGAGGAATAAGTATTCATGAAGAAAATGGTGAGCGTGGTGGAGGAGATAGAGCATACTCGAGAGATGATGCTTTTATGATTTTGGGTAGAGCGAAAGAACTCAACTGTAATTTTGTGCGTTTAGCACATTATCCACATAACGAAAATATGATTCGAGTTGCTGAAGAATTAGGCATCATGGTATGGGAAGAAATTCCAGTCTATTGGACAATTCATTGGGAAAATAAAGATACGTACGAAAATGCTTTAAATCAATTGACTAACATGATAATTCGTGACCGCAATAGAGCCAACGTAATTATTTGGTCAATGGCCAATGAAACTCCAGTCAGTGAACCAAGAACAAAATTTTTAATTAATTTAATAGGAGAAACGAGAAGATTAGACGATACTCGATTGATTAGTGCTGCTTTAGAGAAACATACGATTTCTGAAGAACCGTTAACTATGGTCGTTGAAGATCCATTTTCTGAAAATGTAGACGTATTATCTTTTAATGAATATGTTGGTTGGTATGATGGTTTACCTGAAAAGTGTGACCGAGTAAATTGGGAAATTAAAATTAACAAACCAGTAATAATTAGTGAATTTGGTGGTGGCGCAAAATTTGGTTTTCACGGTAATAAAAATGAACGTTGGACAGAAGAGTTTCAAGAAGATTTATATAAGCGGAGTGTTAAAATGCTGAATAAAATTCCTTCATTAAGAGGAATGACCCCTTGGATATTATCTGATTTTAGATCACCCCGTAGAGTACATCCAGTACTTCAAGAAGGATTCAATAGAAAAGGTGTAACATCAGAAAAAGGCGAGAAAAAATTGGCTTTTTATGTGTTGCAAGAATTTTATAATCAAAAAGAAGAAGAATTTGATAATAAATAATATCAATTTAATAAGAGGATACTATATTCATAACTTTAAGATGAAAGAAAATGACAAATGTGTCATACAGTTCAGAAAAACTAAGGATAAAGATATTCCTGAAATTGAAGTTACTTTTATAAATTGCTTTAAAGTAGAGTATTTAAAAAACAAAATGGAAGAACTTTTAGTTGAAGATTTTGCTTTAAATGATTTTCCAGGAATGAAATATATTTTTCAACTTCAGAAATATAATTTAGATATAAATGATTATAATCATTTTTTATTATTTGATAAAAAAGTAGAGAAAACTATTGAAACAGGAGTAATTAAAAAGTCAATAATTGATATTATCTTTAAAAATTATAAAGTTTCTTACATTTAAATTACTGTAATTTTTAATTGTTAAATATTAGTTAAACATCTGTATTTTAACATAATAACTATGGCGAATCTATTAACTTTATTGAAAATCTGTTTACCATGAAAAAACTAATCTTTAACCTTGTACTTTGTGGAATAGCATTAATTACTATTTCTGCAACAAACAAAAACAATACTGCATTAACGGCAAATTTCATTTTTGGTGATGCAGAAATATCATCAATCAATGTATTGAGTTTTGGACCTGAAGGAATCTTGTTTATAGGAGATTCTAAAAATGCTTCAATTTATGCATTAGACACAAAAGATATTTCGACAAGAGATATATCAGAAGAAATTGATATTAATAATTTTGACACTAAAATTGCTGCATCATTAGGAACAACAACGGAAAATATAAAGATAACTGATATGGCAGTTAATCCGATATCAAAAACTGTTTATTTTTCAGTCAATACAACCGATGGAACTCCTGTTTTATTAAAGTTAAATGGAGACACTTTAGAAAATGTATCTCTAAAAAAAGCACATTTTTCTAAAATTGCTTTAGAAAATGCTGTTGGTGTTAATGAAAAAGACCATAGAGGACGTGAAATAAGACATTGGGCAATTGCAGATATGAAATATCACAATGGAAACATAATGGTTTCTGGGTTGTCAAATAAAGAGTTTAAATCAACATTTAGAAGTATTCCATTTCCATTTTCCGACAATCAAGATTATGCTTCTCTTGAAGTATATCATGCTGCTCATGGTCGTTATGAAACATACGCTCCAATCAAGGCATTTGATATAGTTTTAATTGAAAATAAAGAATATCTTTTGGCAAGTTATACCTGCACACCTCTAGTTTTATTTCCGATTGATGAATTAAATGATGGTAAACATATAAAAGGTAGAACTGTTGCAGAATTAGGCGCAGGTAATTCTCCTCTAGATATGATACATTTTGAAAGAGATGGCAAACCTTTATTTTTTATGTCAAACACCAACCGACCAGTAATGCGAATAAAATATGATAATTTAGTTAGTTTTAAAGAATCTATGACAGAGCCAGTTGAAGAATTTGGTGTTGCTGCAGGTTTATCTTATGACAATTTACCTTTTGTAAACGTACTTCAAATGGATAATTTAGATGAAGAAAATGTTTTACTTTTAAAAAGAGATAGAGATGGTAACTTATCTCTAAAAAACAGAACGAAACAATGGATGTAATTCACAAATACAATTTTAAAAAAAAGATCAAGACACTCTTGGTCTTTTTTTGTGTTTTTACTTTCTTAAATTGTCAAGAAAAGACAATTTCCAATGAGGTTTTAGTAAATTATAAGGAGAAAAGAGCTGTTAGTATTTCAATTACTTCCAATTCATCATTGGAAGAATTGAACGTATTTTTAAAAGAGAGTGAAACTCCAATTATTGGTGATTTTTCAAAAAGTAAAAATGGAAAAATAGATTTTACACCAGTTATCCCTTTTACTTATAATGAAGAATATGAATTAAAAGATATAAATGATAATAATATAGCTAGTTTTACGATTGATAACCCTTACAACAAAACTAATCCAGAACTTTTAGCAATTTTTCCTACAACAGATACTGTTCCTGAAAATTTACTTAAAATGTATTTTTTATTCTCTCAACCAATGCAAGAAGTTGGAAATACACTCGATTTTATAAAGATTACAAATAACACTACATCTAAAGAAGTTACAGCATTTTTGAAACTAGAAAACGAATTATGGAATAAAGAACATACACAACTCACTTTGTGGTTAGATCCAGGACGTTTAAAAACAGATTTAATTCCAAATAAAAATATGGGACTACCTTTAAATAATGGTAGTAAATATACTATCACGATAAGTAATCTTATGAGGAATGCAAACGGTATAATGCTTTCACAAGAATATTCTAAATCAATTTATGTAACCCATCGAGACAATAATAAACCTACTATTGAAAATTGGTCAATTAATAATGTAAAACCTCTCACTCTTGAACCTTTACTAATACATTTTAATGAAACACTAGATGCAATATTGTTAAGAGAATGTATAAATATATATTTAAATGAAAATTTAATTGAAGGAAAATTCGAACTTAAAAATAACGAAAAATCTATTTCATTTCTTCCAAATATAAAATGGAAAACAGGTAATTATACCATATATATTGCGACTAAATTAGAAGATTTAGCAGGAAACAATTTAAATCACCTCTTTGATAGAGATTTATCAAAAGGTATATCTAAAAAAGTTGATATCACAACTAAAATAATAAACTTTAAAATTAACTAAAAAAGAGTTAAAACACCAACTAATAGGATAATTAAAAAATAAAGTTTTGGCTTTCGTAAAAAAACTTAAAAAAGATGTTTAGAAATATTCTATCAATATGCTGATTTCATTGCAATAAATGCGATTTTAAGTACTTCAA contains:
- a CDS encoding glycoside hydrolase family 2 protein, with amino-acid sequence MKQLTLTILLTYLFVSVYSQQHSQIQNVENRKTTSLNGEWKVILDQYETGYYNYRYEPTDQTLNSKTNNNAFFNDYKQQRPDELVEYDYDLSESLNVPGSWNSQDERYFYYEGTFWYRKKFDYNKSKDDNRVFVHFGATNYESHIYLNGNKLGTHVGGFTPHNYEITDYLKESGNSLVVKVDNKRKLEAVPTVNTDWFNYGGITRDVTLIETEETFIREYVIQLEKGSLNTVKGHIQLDGIKLKQSIQVNIPELSISQNFKTDIKGLALVDFKLKNAILWSPNNPKLYDVQIVVNDQILKEKIGFRSIETKGADILLNGKSVFLRGISIHEENGERGGGDRAYSRDDAFMILGRAKELNCNFVRLAHYPHNENMIRVAEELGIMVWEEIPVYWTIHWENKDTYENALNQLTNMIIRDRNRANVIIWSMANETPVSEPRTKFLINLIGETRRLDDTRLISAALEKHTISEEPLTMVVEDPFSENVDVLSFNEYVGWYDGLPEKCDRVNWEIKINKPVIISEFGGGAKFGFHGNKNERWTEEFQEDLYKRSVKMLNKIPSLRGMTPWILSDFRSPRRVHPVLQEGFNRKGVTSEKGEKKLAFYVLQEFYNQKEEEFDNK